A window of the Hordeum vulgare subsp. vulgare chromosome 5H, MorexV3_pseudomolecules_assembly, whole genome shotgun sequence genome harbors these coding sequences:
- the LOC123397717 gene encoding ankyrin repeat-containing protein ITN1-like, protein MDLRHHAIQLAPTHGAAAGAATRPGDGGAMSSELYLAVCGGKKEEAMALLRQRHYGGAAAGHLVAGIHQVSAKRNNVLHLAAEHGHDELIRDLVSFGGKSLLSAQNSAMDTPLHCAARAGHCKAVSVLVQLALGYGDESTLWCKNAAGDTALHLATRLGHGAAVEAMVSAAPGLSSEVNDAGVSPLYLAVMSRSVRAVRAITANCRDASAAGPSSQNALHAAVFQGSEMVRLLLEWKPCGPSLASQADDTGSTPLHFASSDGDHSVVAAILSATPPCAVRMRDSGGLSALHVAAGMGHAHVARALMKACPDATELQDDRGETFVHAAARGGHSEVVRLAIKKPMLGGGGGLLNTQDGDGNTPLHLAVAAREPAIAEALLWTGVVRADVMNNDGHTPLDLAAKSTSFYSMVSLVVTLTAFGAQFRPQRRDRVQQWDNRNITKWIEETSNSLAVVAVLVAGVAFTAANNLPGSYEQGMAVLLRKRIFKCFLILDSVALVTSILAVVLLVYGKASRSARSWKSFAAALHCIWVSLISMILAFYAAIAAVTSTDGVYDISVFVVNLVLVVLFVVLSAFVSPPVSHRIMCKFLWQCGFRGRQGVVRRRINQQYPVASAFVTNLLLFRLAHYVMLFAGFIVVSTLRGGS, encoded by the exons ATGGACCTCCGGCACCACGCCATTCAGCTCGCCCCGACTCATGGCGCGGCGGCTGGAGCCGCGACGCGGCCGGGCGACGGTGGCGCGATGAGCTCCGAGCTCTACCTCGCCGTGTGcggggggaagaaggaggaggccatGGCGCTGCTTCGCCAGCGGCACTACGGCGGCGCTGCCGCGGGTCATCTGGTTGCTG GCATACACCAGGTGAGCGCAAAGAGGAACAACGTTCTGCATTTAGCCGCGGAGCACGGGCACGACGAGCTGATCCGTGATCTCGTCAGCTTCGGCGGCAAGAGCTTGCTCTCTGCGCAGAACTCGGCCATGGACACGCCTCTGCACTGCGCGGCGAGGGCGGGGCATTGCAAGGCCGTGTCCGTCCTCGTCCAGCTCGCGCTGGGCTACGGAGACGAGAGCACGCTGTGGTGCAAGAATGCGGCCGGGGACACGGCGCTTCATCTGGCAACGAGGCTCGGCCATGGCGCGGCGGTGGAGGCCATGGTCTCCGCGGCGCCCGGGCTGTCCTCTGAGGTCAATGACGCCGGCGTGTCGCCGCTGTACCTGGCCGTGATGAGCAGGTCCGTGCGTGCCGTCAGAGCGATAACGGCCAACTGCAGGGACGCGTCGGCCGCCGGCCCGAGCTCGCAGAACGCGCTGCACGCCGCCGTCTTCCAGGGCTCAG aaatggttagGCTGCTGCTGGAGTGGAAGCCATGCGGCCCATCCCTCGCCAGCCAAGCGGACGACACGGGCAGCACTCCGCTCCACTTCGCCTCGTCCGACGGCGACCACTCCGTCGTAGCTGCCATCCTGAGCGCGACGCCGCCGTGCGCGGTGCGCATGCGGGACTCCGGCGGCCTCTCTGCCCTCCACGTCGCGGCGGGGATGGGCCACGCCCACGTCGCCAGGGCGCTCATGAAGGCCTGCCCGGACGCGACCGAGCTCCAGGACGACCGCGGCGAAACCTTCGTgcacgccgcggccaggggaggccaCTCCGAGGTGGTGCGGCTCGCCATCAAGAAGCCGatgttgggcggcggcggcggcctcctGAACACGCAGGACGGGGACGGCAACACGCCTCTCCACCTGGCGGTGGCCGCGCGCGAGCCGGCCATCGCGGAGGCCCTGCTGTGGACGGGCGTGGTGCGAGCCGACGTGATGAACAACGACGGGCACACGCCGCTAGACCTCGCCGCGAAGTCAACCAGCTTCTACTCCATGGTAAGCCTGGTGGTGACGCTGACCGCGTTCGGAGCGCAGTTCCGCCCTCAGAGGCGGGACCGGGTGCAGCAGTGGGACAACCGCAacatcacgaaatggatcgaggaGACGTCCAACAGCCTGGCGGTGGTCGCcgtgctcgtcgccggcgtcgcctTCACCGCCGCCAACAACCTGCCCGGGTCGTACGAGCAAGGCATGGCGGTCCTCCTGCGGAAGAGGATCTTCAAGTGCTTCCTCATCCTCGACAGCGTCGCCCTGGTGACCTCCATACTCGCCGTGGTCCTGCTCGTCTACGGCAAGGCCTCGCGCTCCGCCCGGTCGTGGAAGAGCTTCGCGGCGGCGCTGCATTGCATATGGGTGTCGCTGATCAGCATGATCCTGGCCTTCTACGCGGCCATAGCGGCCGTGACGAGCACCGACGGGGTCTACGACATCAGCGTCTTCGTCGTGAACCTCGTCCTCGTCGTGCTGTTCGTCGTGCTCTCCGCGTTCGTCAGCCCTCCGGTGTCGCACCGCATAATGTGCAAGTTCCTGTGGCAATGTGGCTTCAGAGGGCGCCAAGGGGTCGTCCGGAGGCGTATCAACCAACAGTATCCGGTGGCCAGCGCCTTCGTGACCAACCTGCTTCTGTTCAGGCTCGCACATTATGTCATGCTGTTTGCCGGATTTATCGTTGTGTCGACATTGCGTGGCGGCTCCTAG